In uncultured Methanobrevibacter sp., the following proteins share a genomic window:
- the tfrA gene encoding fumarate reductase (CoM/CoB) subunit TfrA, which translates to MEIKTITTDVLIIGSGGAGCRAAIEVSNQGKEALIVSKGLTFRSGCTGMAEGGYNAALGLVDPEDSVEAHIKDTLKGGSYLNDPKLVDILINESPDRLRDLEEYGALFDRQESGELNQRPFGGQTYRRTCFQGDRTGHEIMTALKEEIIKRGIKTIDEVMITALIKDDSNNILSKVIGAVGLDLKNNDIIYFQAKAVVLATGGSGQLFPVTSNTTQKNGDGFALAWNVGADLIDMEEIQFHPTGMVYPDSRKGVLVTEAVRAEGGRLINSEGERFMGRYDDRMELATRDVVARSIYNEIMEGRGTEHGGVYLDVSHLDPDLIDEKLETMVLQFEDIGVDIKTEPMEVAPTAHHHMGGVRINEDGQSTVENLFACGEVCGGVHGANRLGGNALADTQVFGKRAGFAAALACDLTVMQYNFTAVEEEKNRIESLMKEGSIDPIAMKKEIQQLMWEKVSIVRNEQNLKSALERLLEMKEELNDLNVDDRTQFNESLLTALEVINMVEICILIVKSAILRRESRGAHFREDFPETNDELWKKSIIMGPNKIRFAKR; encoded by the coding sequence ATGGAAATTAAAACTATCACAACTGATGTATTGATTATAGGTTCTGGTGGTGCAGGCTGTAGAGCAGCAATTGAAGTGTCCAATCAAGGAAAGGAAGCATTGATTGTTTCAAAAGGATTGACTTTCAGATCAGGCTGTACTGGAATGGCTGAAGGTGGATACAATGCTGCACTTGGACTTGTAGACCCAGAGGATAGTGTAGAAGCGCATATTAAAGACACCTTAAAAGGTGGTAGCTACCTTAATGACCCTAAATTAGTAGACATTCTAATCAATGAATCACCTGACAGACTCCGTGACTTGGAAGAGTATGGCGCCCTCTTTGACAGACAGGAATCCGGTGAATTGAACCAAAGGCCATTTGGTGGTCAAACCTATAGAAGAACCTGTTTCCAAGGAGACAGAACCGGCCATGAAATCATGACTGCACTTAAGGAAGAAATCATCAAGCGTGGCATCAAGACCATTGATGAAGTGATGATTACAGCACTTATCAAGGATGACTCAAACAACATCCTCTCAAAAGTGATCGGTGCAGTTGGACTTGACCTCAAGAACAATGACATCATCTATTTCCAAGCTAAAGCTGTTGTTCTTGCAACTGGTGGATCCGGTCAATTGTTCCCTGTAACCTCAAATACAACCCAAAAGAATGGGGATGGATTTGCACTTGCATGGAATGTTGGAGCAGACCTGATTGATATGGAAGAGATACAGTTCCACCCAACAGGTATGGTCTATCCGGATTCAAGAAAGGGAGTTCTTGTAACTGAAGCGGTAAGGGCTGAAGGCGGAAGACTCATCAACAGCGAAGGTGAAAGGTTCATGGGCCGATACGATGACCGTATGGAACTTGCTACCCGTGACGTTGTTGCAAGGTCAATCTACAATGAAATCATGGAAGGAAGAGGAACCGAACATGGTGGAGTCTACCTTGATGTAAGCCACCTCGACCCAGACTTGATTGATGAAAAGCTTGAAACAATGGTGCTTCAGTTTGAAGACATTGGAGTGGACATAAAAACCGAACCAATGGAAGTTGCACCTACTGCACACCATCATATGGGAGGGGTCAGAATCAACGAAGATGGTCAATCCACTGTTGAAAACCTATTCGCTTGCGGTGAAGTATGTGGAGGAGTCCATGGTGCTAACCGTCTTGGAGGTAATGCACTTGCAGACACTCAAGTGTTCGGTAAAAGAGCAGGATTTGCTGCAGCTCTTGCATGTGACTTGACTGTCATGCAGTACAATTTCACAGCTGTTGAAGAGGAAAAGAATAGAATAGAATCATTGATGAAGGAAGGTTCCATCGATCCAATAGCTATGAAGAAGGAAATCCAGCAATTGATGTGGGAAAAAGTCTCAATTGTAAGAAATGAGCAAAACCTAAAGTCCGCTCTTGAAAGACTTCTTGAAATGAAAGAGGAATTGAATGACCTCAATGTTGATGACAGGACTCAATTCAATGAATCACTCCTTACCGCTCTTGAAGTAATCAACATGGTTGAAATCTGTATCCTTATCGTAAAATCTGCAATACTCAGAAGAGAAAGTAGAGGAGCACACTTCAGAGAAGACTTCCCAGAAACTAACGATGAGCTTTGGAAAAAGAGCATTATCATGGGACCAAATAAGATTAGATTTGCTAAACGTTAG
- a CDS encoding amidohydrolase family protein, giving the protein MESQNILIKNATIINPLGNGKTEEKNADVLIVEDKIAEIGNAIDESNAEKIIDATDKILMPGLVNTHTHISMSLLRGIADDLELDTWLNDHIWPMEAHLSREYCYIGALLGAAEMIKSGTTTFSDMYFYMDGVAQAVEEIGMRAVLSYGMIDFGIEEKRENEFKENISLIKNHNNTADGRITTMFGPHSIYTTSSELLERVRKEADKYQVGIHIHMNETMKEINDCKEAHQNKRPFEYLDDLGILGSDIVAAHGVWLDQNEIDLIKKYDVKVSHNPCSNMKLASGAAPIGELLSQGVCVGLGTDGASSNNNLDMFDEMKFAALLQKVSTLNPKLATADEVINMATYNGANALGIDAGSIEVGKKADLILVDTNAPNMTPMSNAISSNMVYSANGSNVDTTICNGKILMENRKLLTVDEGHILSEAKRAIAEMKELREAEAEE; this is encoded by the coding sequence ATGGAAAGTCAAAATATATTAATCAAAAATGCAACTATAATAAATCCATTGGGAAATGGAAAAACTGAAGAAAAGAATGCGGATGTATTGATAGTTGAAGATAAGATTGCAGAAATAGGAAACGCAATCGACGAATCAAATGCAGAAAAGATAATTGATGCAACAGACAAGATATTGATGCCAGGTCTTGTCAACACTCACACTCACATTTCAATGTCACTTTTACGTGGAATAGCTGATGATTTGGAATTGGACACTTGGCTTAACGATCACATCTGGCCTATGGAAGCACACCTAAGCAGGGAGTACTGTTACATAGGTGCACTTCTTGGTGCAGCTGAAATGATCAAGAGCGGTACAACCACATTTTCAGACATGTACTTCTATATGGATGGTGTCGCACAGGCAGTTGAAGAAATTGGTATGAGGGCAGTGTTGTCATATGGTATGATTGATTTCGGCATTGAGGAAAAACGTGAAAACGAATTCAAGGAAAACATATCCTTAATAAAGAATCACAACAATACTGCAGATGGAAGAATCACTACAATGTTCGGTCCACACTCAATCTATACCACTTCAAGTGAGCTTCTAGAGAGGGTTAGAAAGGAAGCTGATAAGTACCAAGTTGGTATCCACATTCATATGAACGAGACAATGAAGGAAATTAATGATTGTAAGGAAGCTCATCAAAATAAAAGACCCTTCGAGTATTTAGATGACTTGGGCATATTAGGCAGTGATATTGTTGCGGCTCATGGTGTATGGTTAGACCAAAATGAGATAGATTTGATTAAAAAGTATGATGTCAAGGTTTCACACAACCCCTGCAGTAACATGAAACTTGCATCTGGTGCAGCACCTATAGGTGAACTCTTAAGTCAAGGTGTATGCGTTGGATTAGGTACTGATGGCGCATCAAGCAACAACAATCTTGACATGTTCGATGAGATGAAGTTTGCAGCACTTCTTCAAAAGGTTTCAACACTCAATCCGAAACTTGCAACTGCAGATGAAGTGATAAACATGGCAACCTATAATGGTGCAAATGCATTAGGCATTGATGCAGGTTCAATTGAAGTTGGCAAAAAGGCAGATCTTATTCTTGTTGACACAAACGCTCCTAACATGACTCCAATGAGCAATGCGATTTCATCCAACATGGTATATTCAGCAAATGGTTCCAATGTTGACACCACTATCTGTAATGGAAAAATATTGATGGAAAACAGAAAGCTTCTCACTGTGGATGAAGGCCATATCTTAAGTGAGGCAAAAAGAGCTATTGCAGAAATGAAAGAGTTAAGAGAAGCTGAAGCTGAGGAATAG
- the ribB gene encoding 3,4-dihydroxy-2-butanone-4-phosphate synthase — MNHEESLKGSPQERVEIALDAIRSGNGVIVTDDETRENEGDMIFSSEHLTEEQMALLIREGSGIVCLCLTPDKADELELPLMVENNTSTYGTGFTITIEAAEGVTTGVSAADRVKTVKAASNPDAKPSDLNHPGHVFPLRAREGGVLERDGHTEATIDLMRLAGLNPAGVLCEITLPNGTMARMPDVIEFSKEHDMPVVTIEDIITYRKENNV; from the coding sequence ATGAATCATGAAGAAAGTTTAAAAGGAAGTCCTCAAGAAAGAGTGGAAATAGCATTGGATGCAATTAGATCAGGAAATGGAGTCATTGTAACTGATGATGAGACACGTGAGAATGAAGGAGACATGATCTTTTCATCAGAACACTTGACTGAGGAGCAAATGGCACTTCTCATAAGAGAAGGAAGTGGAATCGTATGCTTATGCTTAACTCCTGATAAGGCAGATGAATTGGAACTTCCTTTAATGGTAGAAAACAATACAAGTACCTATGGTACTGGATTTACAATAACAATTGAAGCAGCAGAAGGAGTAACCACTGGCGTATCTGCAGCAGACAGAGTAAAAACCGTTAAGGCTGCATCAAATCCAGATGCAAAGCCAAGTGATTTAAACCACCCAGGTCACGTATTCCCTCTTAGAGCAAGAGAAGGTGGAGTGCTTGAAAGAGATGGCCATACTGAAGCAACCATTGATTTAATGAGACTTGCTGGCCTTAATCCTGCGGGGGTATTATGTGAAATCACATTGCCAAACGGAACCATGGCAAGGATGCCAGATGTTATTGAGTTCTCAAAAGAGCATGACATGCCTGTTGTAACAATTGAAGATATTATTACATATCGTAAAGAAAATAACGTTTAA
- a CDS encoding flavodoxin, with the protein MKTLVAYFSARGVTKKVAEKVANALDADIFEITPETPYTAADLDYMDKTSRSTIEMNDRTFRPPIKETIDVSEYDTILIGFPVWWYTAPTIINTFIESIDIAGKTAIAFCTSGGTGITGCENDLKNAYPEANWKPGKRLYGRESDDEIINWVNE; encoded by the coding sequence ATGAAAACTTTAGTAGCTTATTTCTCAGCAAGAGGAGTAACCAAAAAAGTGGCAGAAAAAGTGGCAAATGCACTTGATGCAGACATCTTTGAGATTACTCCTGAAACTCCATATACCGCAGCAGACTTGGATTATATGGACAAGACAAGCAGATCAACTATTGAAATGAATGACAGAACATTTAGACCTCCTATCAAGGAAACAATTGATGTCTCTGAATATGATACAATTCTCATCGGTTTTCCGGTATGGTGGTACACTGCTCCAACTATAATAAACACTTTCATTGAAAGCATTGACATTGCTGGAAAAACTGCAATAGCTTTCTGTACCTCTGGTGGAACTGGAATAACAGGTTGTGAAAACGACTTGAAAAACGCTTATCCAGAAGCTAACTGGAAACCAGGAAAAAGATTATACGGTAGAGAATCTGATGATGAGATTATCAATTGGGTAAATGAATAA
- a CDS encoding MarR family winged helix-turn-helix transcriptional regulator, producing the protein MELPNQFINENPEDIRIYHFVEELVGSFKNYIDEEFVDEDISLVELPFLLRIRFSTEGTQKELVNLFKVSDGYTAKLLRRFELAGLIKRIEDPSNRRRKLVKLTDKGIKRTDKILKYIDYWEDTVMDGIDEDERKVLKKSLLKLVLNTQKL; encoded by the coding sequence ATGGAATTGCCTAATCAGTTTATTAATGAAAATCCTGAGGACATTAGAATTTATCACTTTGTAGAGGAATTGGTAGGAAGCTTTAAAAATTACATTGATGAGGAATTTGTAGATGAAGACATCAGTTTAGTTGAACTTCCTTTTTTACTCAGAATAAGGTTTTCCACTGAAGGAACTCAAAAGGAATTGGTGAATCTATTCAAGGTCAGTGATGGTTACACTGCAAAGCTTCTAAGGCGTTTTGAATTGGCTGGTCTTATTAAAAGAATAGAAGATCCATCTAATAGGCGTAGAAAATTAGTTAAATTAACTGATAAAGGCATTAAAAGAACTGATAAGATATTAAAGTACATCGATTACTGGGAAGATACAGTAATGGATGGAATCGATGAGGATGAGAGAAAAGTCTTGAAAAAATCCTTATTGAAGTTGGTTCTAAACACTCAAAAGCTTTAA
- a CDS encoding aldo/keto reductase yields the protein MSDVMFGFGAMRLDLEDENDESSVNFNDFAEMIDYYMNQGFNYFDTSYAYHNGASEVGLREGLVKRYPRDSFKIADKIPTWALTSEEDNQKFVDIMLERLGTDFFDVLLIHNINETFLQIAENSNSFDYIKKMKEEGIAKKIGISYHDRADLLEEILLKYGDAIDVVQLQLNYLDWESKLTESRKNYEICEKFGKDVIVMEPIKGGTLYNLPDDIKEKFEKEGMTLVEAALRFAGSHENVKVVLSGVGNLEQMKENCEVFKPFEPMSEEEEKFVLEMANEIKELIAIDCSYCGYCLKECPAGIPIPDFFELYNSEKMYSLPSLHAIYGTTAAANAPASACTECESCMAICTQKLDIPTLLKDVVDTFE from the coding sequence ATGAGCGATGTTATGTTTGGATTTGGAGCTATGAGACTGGACCTTGAAGATGAAAATGATGAAAGTTCAGTAAATTTTAATGATTTTGCAGAAATGATTGACTATTATATGAATCAAGGATTCAACTACTTCGACACTTCCTATGCATACCATAATGGAGCATCAGAAGTGGGATTAAGGGAAGGTCTTGTGAAAAGATATCCTAGAGACTCCTTTAAAATAGCTGACAAGATACCTACATGGGCTTTAACTAGTGAAGAGGACAATCAAAAATTCGTTGATATAATGCTTGAAAGATTAGGAACCGATTTCTTTGATGTATTGCTTATCCACAATATCAATGAAACCTTCCTTCAAATAGCTGAAAACTCCAACAGTTTCGACTACATTAAGAAAATGAAAGAGGAAGGAATAGCCAAGAAAATAGGTATCAGTTACCATGATAGAGCTGACTTGCTTGAAGAGATCCTTCTAAAATATGGCGATGCAATCGATGTTGTGCAGCTCCAATTGAACTATCTTGACTGGGAAAGCAAACTTACAGAATCAAGAAAGAATTATGAAATCTGTGAAAAATTCGGCAAGGATGTAATTGTAATGGAACCAATAAAAGGTGGAACTCTCTACAATTTGCCTGACGACATTAAAGAAAAATTCGAAAAAGAAGGTATGACACTGGTTGAAGCGGCCTTAAGATTTGCAGGAAGCCATGAAAATGTCAAAGTGGTTTTAAGTGGTGTAGGAAACCTCGAGCAGATGAAAGAGAACTGTGAAGTATTCAAGCCATTTGAACCTATGAGCGAAGAGGAAGAGAAGTTCGTGCTTGAAATGGCAAATGAAATCAAGGAGCTCATTGCAATAGACTGCAGTTACTGCGGATATTGCCTAAAGGAATGCCCAGCAGGAATCCCTATACCTGATTTCTTTGAATTGTACAACAGTGAAAAGATGTATTCACTTCCTTCATTGCATGCTATCTATGGAACAACTGCAGCTGCAAATGCACCGGCATCTGCATGTACTGAATGTGAATCCTGCATGGCAATCTGTACCCAAAAACTAGACATTCCAACACTTTTAAAAGATGTTGTAGATACATTTGAATAA
- a CDS encoding AarF/ABC1/UbiB kinase family protein codes for MASREEIKEASQRINEIRNVAKKYNVGHLISESRKPKYPSQGEYEDELDSSGIRMALEELGPAYVKLGQLLCTRPDLVGNEIAEELTKLRDNTPVTPFEEIREVIETELGQPLDEVYSEFEEEPLGSASIGQVYKATLKETGENVAVKVQKPGSYDIVASDVRIMVYLAEKADRYITKTRTFNLPAIIKEFERSIFKELDYMEEVMNIQKITKNFEGHDYVKYPKVYPKLCTNRLINMELVEGYNVTDLYDNEIEGISGKKIANDIVESYFKQMMIDGFFHADPHPGNMIIDAEEKKLCYLDLGMMGILNETFRSDLAQLILLLLGGNANSLVKQLLYMKIISPEQDTEELRMDIEDLVNRYIGADLDQMDGVLEKLINTMIKHGVTLPREFVMIGRGVALIEDIGYNLDKDFNIGEALQRFSKKLVVNKFNPVNVAKGSYDYLLDVEHLMKDLPDRINSTLTKVEKGEIKVNLELKGLTELKNQLSASLIISALIIGSSLAILSNSGPKMWDTSAIGLFGFLLSAVLGFYIVIKYVLLDK; via the coding sequence ATGGCATCAAGAGAAGAAATAAAGGAAGCTAGTCAAAGGATTAACGAAATCCGTAACGTTGCTAAGAAGTATAATGTAGGACATTTGATATCTGAATCTAGAAAACCTAAATACCCCTCTCAAGGTGAATATGAAGATGAATTGGATTCTTCTGGAATTAGAATGGCCTTGGAGGAATTAGGCCCGGCTTATGTCAAATTAGGTCAGCTTTTATGTACAAGGCCTGACCTTGTCGGAAATGAGATTGCAGAGGAACTGACAAAGCTTAGGGATAACACTCCTGTCACCCCATTTGAAGAGATCAGGGAAGTGATAGAAACTGAACTTGGTCAGCCATTGGATGAAGTGTACTCCGAATTTGAAGAGGAGCCACTCGGGTCAGCGTCAATCGGTCAGGTTTACAAGGCCACATTGAAGGAAACTGGTGAAAATGTAGCTGTGAAAGTCCAAAAGCCAGGTTCATATGATATCGTTGCATCTGATGTAAGGATAATGGTTTACTTGGCTGAAAAGGCTGACAGGTACATTACAAAAACAAGAACATTCAACTTGCCGGCAATCATAAAGGAATTTGAAAGATCCATTTTCAAGGAACTTGACTATATGGAAGAGGTCATGAACATTCAAAAGATCACCAAGAACTTTGAAGGTCATGATTATGTGAAATATCCTAAAGTATATCCTAAGCTATGTACCAATAGGCTCATCAATATGGAGCTTGTTGAAGGATATAATGTCACCGACTTGTATGACAATGAGATTGAAGGCATATCAGGCAAGAAAATTGCAAATGATATAGTCGAATCCTATTTCAAGCAAATGATGATTGACGGTTTCTTCCATGCAGACCCTCACCCAGGTAACATGATCATAGATGCAGAAGAGAAAAAGCTCTGCTACCTTGATTTAGGTATGATGGGAATATTGAATGAAACTTTCCGCAGTGACTTGGCTCAATTGATCTTATTATTGCTAGGAGGAAATGCAAACAGCCTTGTCAAGCAATTGCTTTATATGAAAATCATCTCTCCTGAACAGGATACTGAAGAGTTAAGGATGGATATCGAGGATTTGGTAAATCGTTACATTGGTGCTGATTTGGACCAAATGGATGGTGTTTTGGAAAAATTAATCAACACCATGATCAAGCATGGAGTAACACTTCCAAGAGAATTCGTCATGATTGGAAGAGGAGTGGCACTTATTGAAGATATAGGATATAATTTGGACAAGGACTTCAATATTGGAGAGGCACTTCAAAGATTCTCCAAAAAATTAGTTGTCAATAAGTTCAATCCTGTGAATGTTGCAAAAGGAAGCTATGACTATCTATTGGATGTTGAACATTTAATGAAGGATTTGCCTGATAGGATAAATTCCACCCTTACAAAAGTGGAAAAAGGAGAAATAAAAGTCAATTTGGAACTTAAAGGATTGACTGAACTTAAGAATCAGCTTTCAGCATCACTCATAATATCTGCACTTATCATAGGTTCATCATTGGCTATCCTATCAAACAGCGGACCAAAAATGTGGGACACTTCTGCAATTGGTCTATTCGGATTCCTATTAAGTGCAGTCTTAGGATTTTACATAGTTATAAAATATGTCCTCCTTGACAAATAA